From Strigops habroptila isolate Jane chromosome 1, bStrHab1.2.pri, whole genome shotgun sequence, a single genomic window includes:
- the FIGNL1 gene encoding fidgetin-like protein 1 isoform X2, translating into MEPPSPSAVHLSDWQKSYFAITSGTCTPGQKADEYRAKILHIQYAWANSEISQVCAANLFKKYAEKYSAIIDSDNIETGLNNYAENILTLAKCQQNDSDKWQSALTTDNVFKLKHVQERMQAGKNFQSSQMAPADACVLAEKGVSASAAPALPKLSVFSSAGGMELCAGSAKCASQGPDLLEHPSSSKSLQSSVLPVAKTSDTLPASSASLNEQVHAGFQATPLFGSKEATSSSALKMSGNCRDGQNLPVSNQSAVPVWSTSSGKRKAFYGLADEGSTAIPNLAPCQASGSTETSSFSGYRNRNEEASVPGFRTAKEQLWVDQQKKPQSLPQRASVSSYGGIKKSLGAGRSRGAFGKFVPPVPKQDGNENGGAQCKPHARGSTDPSLPVDERLKNIEPKMVELIMHEIMDHGPPVNWDDIAGVEFAKATIKEIVVWPMLRPDIFTGLRGPPKGILLFGPPGTGKTLIGKCIACQSGATFFSISASSLTSKWVGEGEKMVRALFTVARCQQPAVIFIDEIDSLLSQRGDGEHESSRRIKTEFLVQLDGATTSSEDRILVVGATNRPQEIDEAARRRLVKRLYIPLPEAPARKQIVTRLMSKEHCSLNEEEIELIVKKSNGFSGADMTQLCREASLGPIRSLQSLDIATIMPDQVRPIAFLDFESAFRTVRPSVSPKDLELYETWNQTFGCGR; encoded by the coding sequence ATGgaaccccccagccccagcgctgTGCACCTGAGTGACTGGCAGAAAAGTTACTTTGCGATTACCTCCGGCACCTGCACGCCCGGCCAGAAGGCAGATGAATACCGTGCCAAAATCCTCCATATTCAGTATGCATGGGCAAACTCCGAGATCTCTCAGGTCTGTGCTGCCAACCTGTTTAAAAAGTATGCAGAGAAATACTCTGCGATTATTGACTCTGACAACATAGAGACTGGCTTGAATAACTATGCTGAAAACATCCTGACTTTGGCAAAGTGTCAGCAGAATGACAGTGACAAGTGGCAATCTGCCTTGACAACAGacaatgtatttaaattaaagcatGTGCAAGAGAGGATGCAGGCTGGCAAAAATTTCCAGAGCTCTCAGATGGCACCAGCAGATGCCTGTGTTCTAGCTGAGAAAGGGGTCAgtgcctctgctgctccagcccttcctAAACTCAGTGTCTTCAGCAGTGCCGGAGGGATGGAGCTCTGTGCTGGCTCAGCAAAATGTGCGAGTCAGGGACCGGATCTCCTTGAGCATCCTTCATCTTCAAAGTCTCTTCAAAGCAGTGTGCTTCCTGTGGCCAAAACTTCAGATACGCTTCCTGCATCTTCAGCCTCCTTAAATGAACAGGTGCATGCAGGTTTCCAGGCAACTCCACTATTTGGAAGTAAAGAAGCGACAAGTAGTAGTGCTCTGAAAATGTCAGGTAACTGTCGTGATGGACAAAATTTGCCTGTTTCTAATCAGTCAGCTGTACCTGTGTGGTCCACGAgttctgggaaaagaaaagcattttatggTCTGGCTGATGAAGGCAGCACGGCGATTCCTAACCTTGCTCCATGCCAGGCTTCTGGTAGCACAGAAACCAGTAGTTTCTCAGGgtatagaaacagaaatgaagaggCCAGTGTTCCTGGTTTTAGAACAGCAAAAGAACAGCTGTGGGTGGATCAGCAAAAGAAACCTCAAAGCCTACCCCAGCGTGCATCAGTCTCGTCGTACGGAGgcataaaaaaatcactgggaGCAGGCAGATCTCGGGGTGCATTTGGCAAGTTTGTTCCTCCAGTTCCCAAAcaagatggaaatgaaaatggaGGAGCACAGTGTAAACCTCATGCAAGAGGGTCGACAGATCCGTCACTGCCTGTAGATGAGCGACTGAAGAACATAGAGCCAAAAATGGTTGAACTCATAATGCATGAGATCATGGACCACGGGCCTCCGGTCAACTGGGATGACATTGCTGGGGTTGAATTTGCTAAAGCTACTATAAAAGAAATAGTAGTCTGGCCTATGCTGAGGCCGGACATCTTCACTGGGCTACGTGGTCCTCCTAAAGGAATTCTTCTCTTTGGCCCCCCTGGCACTGGCAAGACTCTCATAGGCAAGTGCATCGCATGCCAGTCTGGAGCGACTTTTTTTAGCATCAGTGCCTCTTCCCTGACTTCCAAATGGGTAGGTGAAGGGGAGAAGATGGTCCGTGCGCTATTCACTGTGGCACGATGTCAACAGCCAGCAGTGATTTTCATTGATGAAATTGATTCCCTGCTGTCTCAGCGTGGAGATGGGGAGCACGAGTCATcaagaagaataaaaactgaatttctgGTCCAGTTAGATGGAGCGACAACCTCCTCAGAAGATCGTATTCTGGTGGTCGGAGCAACCAATCGACCCCAAGAAATTGATGAAGCTGCACGAAGGAGACTGGTGAAGAGATTGTACATTCCTCTTCCCGAAGCCCCAGCGAGGAAGCAGATTGTTACCCGTCTAATGTCGAAGGAGCACTGCTCCCTAAATGAAGAGGAGATTGAACTCATAGTTAAGAAATCAAATGGGTTTTCTGGGGCGGACATGACACAGCTTTGCCGAGAAGCATCTCTGGGCCCTATCCGCAGTCTTCAGTCCCTGGACATTGCAACCATCATGCCAGACCAAGTACGGCCAATTGCTTTCCTGGACTTTGAGAGTGCCTTCAGAACCGTGCGGCCCAGCGTCTCCCCGAAGGACCTGGAGCTGTATGAAACCTGGAACCAGACATTTGGCTGCGGTAGATAA
- the FIGNL1 gene encoding fidgetin-like protein 1 isoform X1: protein MEPPSPSAVHLSDWQKSYFAITSGTCTPGQKADEYRAKILHIQYAWANSEISQVCAANLFKKYAEKYSAIIDSDNIETGLNNYAENILTLAKCQQNDSDKWQSALTTDNVFKLKHVQERMQAGKNFQSSQMAPADACVLAEKGVSASAAPALPKLSVFSSAGGMELCAGSAKCASQGPDLLEHPSSSKSLQSSVLPVAKTSDTLPASSASLNEQVHAGFQATPLFGSKEATSSSALKMSGNCRDGQNLPVSNQSAVPVWSTSSGKRKAFYGLADEGSTAIPNLAPCQASGSTETSSFSGYRNRNEEASVPGFRTAKEQLWVDQQKKPQSLPQRASVSSYGGIKKSLGAGRSRGAFGKFVPPVPKQDGNENGGAQCKPHARGSTDPSLPVDERLKNIEPKMVELIMHEIMDHGPPVNWDDIAGVEFAKATIKEIVVWPMLRPDIFTGLRGPPKGILLFGPPGTGKTLIGKCIACQSGATFFSISASSLTSKWVGEGEKMVRALFTVARCQQPAVIFIDEIDSLLSQRGDGEHESSRRIKTEFLVQLDGATTSSEDRILVVGATNRPQEIDEAARRRLVKRLYIPLPEAPARKQIVTRLMSKEHCSLNEEEIELIVKKSNGFSGADMTQLCREASLGPIRSLQSLDIATIMPDQVRPIAFLDFESAFRTVRPSVSPKDLELYETWNQTFGCGRYLGPGLRFHQLK from the exons ATGgaaccccccagccccagcgctgTGCACCTGAGTGACTGGCAGAAAAGTTACTTTGCGATTACCTCCGGCACCTGCACGCCCGGCCAGAAGGCAGATGAATACCGTGCCAAAATCCTCCATATTCAGTATGCATGGGCAAACTCCGAGATCTCTCAGGTCTGTGCTGCCAACCTGTTTAAAAAGTATGCAGAGAAATACTCTGCGATTATTGACTCTGACAACATAGAGACTGGCTTGAATAACTATGCTGAAAACATCCTGACTTTGGCAAAGTGTCAGCAGAATGACAGTGACAAGTGGCAATCTGCCTTGACAACAGacaatgtatttaaattaaagcatGTGCAAGAGAGGATGCAGGCTGGCAAAAATTTCCAGAGCTCTCAGATGGCACCAGCAGATGCCTGTGTTCTAGCTGAGAAAGGGGTCAgtgcctctgctgctccagcccttcctAAACTCAGTGTCTTCAGCAGTGCCGGAGGGATGGAGCTCTGTGCTGGCTCAGCAAAATGTGCGAGTCAGGGACCGGATCTCCTTGAGCATCCTTCATCTTCAAAGTCTCTTCAAAGCAGTGTGCTTCCTGTGGCCAAAACTTCAGATACGCTTCCTGCATCTTCAGCCTCCTTAAATGAACAGGTGCATGCAGGTTTCCAGGCAACTCCACTATTTGGAAGTAAAGAAGCGACAAGTAGTAGTGCTCTGAAAATGTCAGGTAACTGTCGTGATGGACAAAATTTGCCTGTTTCTAATCAGTCAGCTGTACCTGTGTGGTCCACGAgttctgggaaaagaaaagcattttatggTCTGGCTGATGAAGGCAGCACGGCGATTCCTAACCTTGCTCCATGCCAGGCTTCTGGTAGCACAGAAACCAGTAGTTTCTCAGGgtatagaaacagaaatgaagaggCCAGTGTTCCTGGTTTTAGAACAGCAAAAGAACAGCTGTGGGTGGATCAGCAAAAGAAACCTCAAAGCCTACCCCAGCGTGCATCAGTCTCGTCGTACGGAGgcataaaaaaatcactgggaGCAGGCAGATCTCGGGGTGCATTTGGCAAGTTTGTTCCTCCAGTTCCCAAAcaagatggaaatgaaaatggaGGAGCACAGTGTAAACCTCATGCAAGAGGGTCGACAGATCCGTCACTGCCTGTAGATGAGCGACTGAAGAACATAGAGCCAAAAATGGTTGAACTCATAATGCATGAGATCATGGACCACGGGCCTCCGGTCAACTGGGATGACATTGCTGGGGTTGAATTTGCTAAAGCTACTATAAAAGAAATAGTAGTCTGGCCTATGCTGAGGCCGGACATCTTCACTGGGCTACGTGGTCCTCCTAAAGGAATTCTTCTCTTTGGCCCCCCTGGCACTGGCAAGACTCTCATAGGCAAGTGCATCGCATGCCAGTCTGGAGCGACTTTTTTTAGCATCAGTGCCTCTTCCCTGACTTCCAAATGGGTAGGTGAAGGGGAGAAGATGGTCCGTGCGCTATTCACTGTGGCACGATGTCAACAGCCAGCAGTGATTTTCATTGATGAAATTGATTCCCTGCTGTCTCAGCGTGGAGATGGGGAGCACGAGTCATcaagaagaataaaaactgaatttctgGTCCAGTTAGATGGAGCGACAACCTCCTCAGAAGATCGTATTCTGGTGGTCGGAGCAACCAATCGACCCCAAGAAATTGATGAAGCTGCACGAAGGAGACTGGTGAAGAGATTGTACATTCCTCTTCCCGAAGCCCCAGCGAGGAAGCAGATTGTTACCCGTCTAATGTCGAAGGAGCACTGCTCCCTAAATGAAGAGGAGATTGAACTCATAGTTAAGAAATCAAATGGGTTTTCTGGGGCGGACATGACACAGCTTTGCCGAGAAGCATCTCTGGGCCCTATCCGCAGTCTTCAGTCCCTGGACATTGCAACCATCATGCCAGACCAAGTACGGCCAATTGCTTTCCTGGACTTTGAGAGTGCCTTCAGAACCGTGCGGCCCAGCGTCTCCCCGAAGGACCTGGAGCTGTATGAAACCTGGAACCAGACATTTGGCTGCG GCAGATACCTGGGCCCTGGCCTGAGGTTTCACCAACTGAAATGA